One window from the genome of Solea solea chromosome 2, fSolSol10.1, whole genome shotgun sequence encodes:
- the arhgef7b gene encoding rho guanine nucleotide exchange factor 7b isoform X2, which produces MNSAEQTVTWLITLGVLDSPKKSISDPEAFLQTSLQDGVVLCKLLERLRPGTVDKFVQDPRSDSDCQRNIGEFVKGCGAYGVEPFEVSDLLQGLNFSKVLNCLVALNKATESVPGDIVRLPHSSTLRIKSFDALNTQTRSSKLLQPQYRSLDMSEGSGSGHVLVKARFPFQQTNEDELSFSKGDIISVSRQEDGGWWEGSLEGRTGWFPSNYVRELKGNDKTLEKPKSGTLKSPPKGFDNTIISKTYYNVVLQNILEAESEYSRELQSLLGAYLRSLHPTDRLSSEDISHIQGNLEEISTFQQMLVQSLEEHTKLPESQQRIGGFFLSLMPQMKLIYVAYCSNHPSAVNVLTQHSEVLGEYMESKGASNPGILTLTTSLSKPFTRLERYPSLLTELDRHMEDQHPDSSDLHASIVAFKNLAAQCLEVRKKKDLELHILTEPIRNWEGDDIKSLGPVLHMSQATVHTQNCQESNERYLILFPHTLLMLSASLRMSGFIYQGRMPLTGMLISRIEDGENLRNAFEISGGQCERMQVACNSQHDLQDWLDLLTKQTHTPATHRHSHKPQSIYHTLPIQPVSPTRHSESRGGSSGHSFTLPHLSSYGTLHSSLMWGSLEPPSTPKHWSLSCLRPAPPLRPSAALCYKEDMSKSPKNMKKLLPKRKPERKPSEEDLTARKSMAALEEDAQILKVIEAYCTSAKTRQTLNSSSSRKDVHMLFPEEEKIIVEETRSNGQTVVEERSLVDTVYSLKDEVQELKQDNKRMKRTLEEEQRARKELERIVRRVLKNMNDPIWDETNL; this is translated from the exons ATGAATTCGGCTGAACAGACAGTGACATGGCTGATTACACTGGGAGTCTTGGACTCACCAAAGAAGAGCATCTCGGATCCAGAGGCTTTCCTCCAGACGTCTCTGCAGGACGGAGTCGTGCTGTGTAAGCTGCTGGAGCGACTCCGACCCGGGACGGTGGACAAA TTTGTCCAGGATCCGAGGAGCGACAGCGACTGTCAGAGGAATATCGGCGAGTTTGTGAAAGGCTGCGGGGCTTACGGCGTGGAG CCTTTTGAGGTCAGTGACCTCCTGCAGGGCCTGAACTTCTCCAAGGTACTGAACTGCTTGGTTGCCCTGAACAAAGCCACTGAAA GTGTCCCTGGAGACATTGTGCGCCTGCCACACTCCTCAACCTTGAGGATCAAGTCATTTGACGCTCTGAACACTCAGACTCGTTCCTCCAAACTACTGCAGCCTCAGTATCGCAGCCTG GACATGTCAGAGGGCAGTGGGAGTGGCCACGTGCTGGTCAAGGCACGCTTTCCCTTCCAGCAGACCAATGAGGACGAGCTCTCCTTCTCCAAGGGCGACATCATCAGCGTGAGCAGGCAGGAGGATGGGGGCTGGTGGGAAGGCTCGCTTGAAGGCAGGACGGGGTGGTTCCCCAGTAACTATGTACGAGAGCTAAAAGGAAATG ATAAGACATTAGAAAAGCCAAAGTCTGGAACACTAAAGAGTCCACCCAAAGGATTTGACAACACTATCATCAGTAAGACCTACTACAATGTG GTGCTACAGAACATCCTGGAAGCAGAGAGTGAATATTCCAGGGAGCTGCAGAGTCTTCTTGGTGCATACTTGCGCTCACTTCACCCCACAGACAG ACTCAGCAGTGAGGACATCAGTCACATTCAAGGAAATCTGGAGGAGATCTCAACCTTCCAGCAGATGTTGGTCCAGTCTTTAGAGGAGCACACAAA ACTGCCAGAGAGCCAGCAGAGGATAGGGGGCTTTTTCTTGAGTCTGATGCCGCAGATGAAGCTCATCTATGTGGCTTACTGCTCCAACCACCCATCTGCTGTCAATGTACTCACACAACACAG TGAGGTGCTCGGGGAGTACATGGAGTCAAAGGGAGCGTCAAACCCAGGGATCCTGACTCTGACCACGAGTCTGAGTAAACCCTTCACCAGACTAGAGAGATACCCATCACTTCTAACTGAACTGGATAGACACATGGAG GACCAACACCCTGACAGCTCTGATCTTCATGCTTCCATAGTGGCCTTCAAAAACCTTGCA gctCAGTGTCTGGAGGTGAGAAAGAAGAAGGACCTGGAGTTGCATATTTTAACAGAGCCAATCCGAAACTGGGAAGGGGATGACATCAAAAGTCTTGGGCCTGTTCTGCACATGTCCCAGGcaacagtgcacacacagaACTGTCAG GAGTCAAATGAACGCTACCTCATCCTCTTCCCTCATACACTACTCATGTTATCTGCCAGCCTGAGAATGAGTGGATTCATCTATCAG GGGAGGATGCCACTAACAGGGATGCTCATCTCCAGAATAGAGGATGGAGAAAACCTGAGGAATGCTTTTGAAATATCTG GTGGACAGTGTGAGCGGATGCAGGTGGCGTGCAACAGTCAGCACGATCTACAGGACTGGCTCGACCTTCTcaccaaacagacacacactccagctacacacagacactcacacaagcCCCAGTCCATCTATCACACA ctgCCCATTCAACCGGTCAGTCCAACCAGACACTCTGAGTCTCGTGGAGGGAGCAGTGGTCACAGTTTCACTcttcctcacctctcctcctaTGGAACGTTACACAGTAGTCTGATGTGGGGGTCTCTGGAGCCACCGAGTACCCCCAAACACTGGAGCCTGAGCTGCCTCCGCCCTGCACCTCCTCTGCGAccctctgctgctctctgctaCAAGGAG GATATGAGTAAAAGTCCCAAGAACATGAAGAAACTGCTCCCGAAGAGGAAGCCAGAGAGAAAACCTTCAGAGGAGGACCTCACTGCCAGAAAGA GTATGGCAGCTTTAGAGGAGGACGCTCAGATACTGAAGGTGATTGAAGCCTACTGTACCAGCGCCAAGACACGGCAGACTCTCAACTCCA GCTCCAGCAGGAAGGATGTTCACATGTTGTtcccagaggaggagaagattaTTGTGGAGGAAACCAGGAGCAACGGACAAACTGTAGTGGaggagag GAGTTTAGTGGACACTGTGTACAGCCTCAAGGACGAAGTCCAGGAACTCAAACAG GACAacaagaggatgaagaggacgttggaggaggagcagcgggCGAGGAAAGAGCTGGAGAGGATTGTCAGAAGAGTTCTCAAGAACATGAATGACCCCATCTGGGATGAGACAAACCTCTGA
- the arhgef7b gene encoding rho guanine nucleotide exchange factor 7b isoform X3 gives MSEGSGSGHVLVKARFPFQQTNEDELSFSKGDIISVSRQEDGGWWEGSLEGRTGWFPSNYVRELKGNDKTLEKPKSGTLKSPPKGFDNTIISKTYYNVVLQNILEAESEYSRELQSLLGAYLRSLHPTDRLSSEDISHIQGNLEEISTFQQMLVQSLEEHTKLPESQQRIGGFFLSLMPQMKLIYVAYCSNHPSAVNVLTQHSEVLGEYMESKGASNPGILTLTTSLSKPFTRLERYPSLLTELDRHMEDQHPDSSDLHASIVAFKNLAAQCLEVRKKKDLELHILTEPIRNWEGDDIKSLGPVLHMSQATVHTQNCQESNERYLILFPHTLLMLSASLRMSGFIYQGRMPLTGMLISRIEDGENLRNAFEISGGQCERMQVACNSQHDLQDWLDLLTKQTHTPATHRHSHKPQSIYHTLPIQPVSPTRHSESRGGSSGHSFTLPHLSSYGTLHSSLMWGSLEPPSTPKHWSLSCLRPAPPLRPSAALCYKEDMSKSPKNMKKLLPKRKPERKPSEEDLTARKSMAALEEDAQILKVIEAYCTSAKTRQTLNSTWQGTDLMHNHVLGDTSLTIAGLPGNLPCSDQSEDSDYDSIWTSHSYRTASFSRSSRKDVHMLFPEEEKIIVEETRSNGQTVVEERSLVDTVYSLKDEVQELKQDNKRMKRTLEEEQRARKELERIVRRVLKNMNDPIWDETNL, from the exons ATGTCAGAGGGCAGTGGGAGTGGCCACGTGCTGGTCAAGGCACGCTTTCCCTTCCAGCAGACCAATGAGGACGAGCTCTCCTTCTCCAAGGGCGACATCATCAGCGTGAGCAGGCAGGAGGATGGGGGCTGGTGGGAAGGCTCGCTTGAAGGCAGGACGGGGTGGTTCCCCAGTAACTATGTACGAGAGCTAAAAGGAAATG ATAAGACATTAGAAAAGCCAAAGTCTGGAACACTAAAGAGTCCACCCAAAGGATTTGACAACACTATCATCAGTAAGACCTACTACAATGTG GTGCTACAGAACATCCTGGAAGCAGAGAGTGAATATTCCAGGGAGCTGCAGAGTCTTCTTGGTGCATACTTGCGCTCACTTCACCCCACAGACAG ACTCAGCAGTGAGGACATCAGTCACATTCAAGGAAATCTGGAGGAGATCTCAACCTTCCAGCAGATGTTGGTCCAGTCTTTAGAGGAGCACACAAA ACTGCCAGAGAGCCAGCAGAGGATAGGGGGCTTTTTCTTGAGTCTGATGCCGCAGATGAAGCTCATCTATGTGGCTTACTGCTCCAACCACCCATCTGCTGTCAATGTACTCACACAACACAG TGAGGTGCTCGGGGAGTACATGGAGTCAAAGGGAGCGTCAAACCCAGGGATCCTGACTCTGACCACGAGTCTGAGTAAACCCTTCACCAGACTAGAGAGATACCCATCACTTCTAACTGAACTGGATAGACACATGGAG GACCAACACCCTGACAGCTCTGATCTTCATGCTTCCATAGTGGCCTTCAAAAACCTTGCA gctCAGTGTCTGGAGGTGAGAAAGAAGAAGGACCTGGAGTTGCATATTTTAACAGAGCCAATCCGAAACTGGGAAGGGGATGACATCAAAAGTCTTGGGCCTGTTCTGCACATGTCCCAGGcaacagtgcacacacagaACTGTCAG GAGTCAAATGAACGCTACCTCATCCTCTTCCCTCATACACTACTCATGTTATCTGCCAGCCTGAGAATGAGTGGATTCATCTATCAG GGGAGGATGCCACTAACAGGGATGCTCATCTCCAGAATAGAGGATGGAGAAAACCTGAGGAATGCTTTTGAAATATCTG GTGGACAGTGTGAGCGGATGCAGGTGGCGTGCAACAGTCAGCACGATCTACAGGACTGGCTCGACCTTCTcaccaaacagacacacactccagctacacacagacactcacacaagcCCCAGTCCATCTATCACACA ctgCCCATTCAACCGGTCAGTCCAACCAGACACTCTGAGTCTCGTGGAGGGAGCAGTGGTCACAGTTTCACTcttcctcacctctcctcctaTGGAACGTTACACAGTAGTCTGATGTGGGGGTCTCTGGAGCCACCGAGTACCCCCAAACACTGGAGCCTGAGCTGCCTCCGCCCTGCACCTCCTCTGCGAccctctgctgctctctgctaCAAGGAG GATATGAGTAAAAGTCCCAAGAACATGAAGAAACTGCTCCCGAAGAGGAAGCCAGAGAGAAAACCTTCAGAGGAGGACCTCACTGCCAGAAAGA GTATGGCAGCTTTAGAGGAGGACGCTCAGATACTGAAGGTGATTGAAGCCTACTGTACCAGCGCCAAGACACGGCAGACTCTCAACTCCA CTTGGCAGGGGACTGACCTCATGCACAACCATGTGCTCGGTGACACCAGCCTCACCATTGCTGGGCTACCCGGCAACCTGCCAtgttctgaccaatcagaggacTCGGATTATGACAGTATCTGGACCAGCCATAGTTACAGGACTGCCTCGTTTTCTC GCTCCAGCAGGAAGGATGTTCACATGTTGTtcccagaggaggagaagattaTTGTGGAGGAAACCAGGAGCAACGGACAAACTGTAGTGGaggagag GAGTTTAGTGGACACTGTGTACAGCCTCAAGGACGAAGTCCAGGAACTCAAACAG GACAacaagaggatgaagaggacgttggaggaggagcagcgggCGAGGAAAGAGCTGGAGAGGATTGTCAGAAGAGTTCTCAAGAACATGAATGACCCCATCTGGGATGAGACAAACCTCTGA
- the arhgef7b gene encoding rho guanine nucleotide exchange factor 7b isoform X1, whose product MNSAEQTVTWLITLGVLDSPKKSISDPEAFLQTSLQDGVVLCKLLERLRPGTVDKFVQDPRSDSDCQRNIGEFVKGCGAYGVEPFEVSDLLQGLNFSKVLNCLVALNKATESVPGDIVRLPHSSTLRIKSFDALNTQTRSSKLLQPQYRSLDMSEGSGSGHVLVKARFPFQQTNEDELSFSKGDIISVSRQEDGGWWEGSLEGRTGWFPSNYVRELKGNDKTLEKPKSGTLKSPPKGFDNTIISKTYYNVVLQNILEAESEYSRELQSLLGAYLRSLHPTDRLSSEDISHIQGNLEEISTFQQMLVQSLEEHTKLPESQQRIGGFFLSLMPQMKLIYVAYCSNHPSAVNVLTQHSEVLGEYMESKGASNPGILTLTTSLSKPFTRLERYPSLLTELDRHMEDQHPDSSDLHASIVAFKNLAAQCLEVRKKKDLELHILTEPIRNWEGDDIKSLGPVLHMSQATVHTQNCQESNERYLILFPHTLLMLSASLRMSGFIYQGRMPLTGMLISRIEDGENLRNAFEISGGQCERMQVACNSQHDLQDWLDLLTKQTHTPATHRHSHKPQSIYHTLPIQPVSPTRHSESRGGSSGHSFTLPHLSSYGTLHSSLMWGSLEPPSTPKHWSLSCLRPAPPLRPSAALCYKEDMSKSPKNMKKLLPKRKPERKPSEEDLTARKSMAALEEDAQILKVIEAYCTSAKTRQTLNSTWQGTDLMHNHVLGDTSLTIAGLPGNLPCSDQSEDSDYDSIWTSHSYRTASFSRSSRKDVHMLFPEEEKIIVEETRSNGQTVVEERSLVDTVYSLKDEVQELKQDNKRMKRTLEEEQRARKELERIVRRVLKNMNDPIWDETNL is encoded by the exons ATGAATTCGGCTGAACAGACAGTGACATGGCTGATTACACTGGGAGTCTTGGACTCACCAAAGAAGAGCATCTCGGATCCAGAGGCTTTCCTCCAGACGTCTCTGCAGGACGGAGTCGTGCTGTGTAAGCTGCTGGAGCGACTCCGACCCGGGACGGTGGACAAA TTTGTCCAGGATCCGAGGAGCGACAGCGACTGTCAGAGGAATATCGGCGAGTTTGTGAAAGGCTGCGGGGCTTACGGCGTGGAG CCTTTTGAGGTCAGTGACCTCCTGCAGGGCCTGAACTTCTCCAAGGTACTGAACTGCTTGGTTGCCCTGAACAAAGCCACTGAAA GTGTCCCTGGAGACATTGTGCGCCTGCCACACTCCTCAACCTTGAGGATCAAGTCATTTGACGCTCTGAACACTCAGACTCGTTCCTCCAAACTACTGCAGCCTCAGTATCGCAGCCTG GACATGTCAGAGGGCAGTGGGAGTGGCCACGTGCTGGTCAAGGCACGCTTTCCCTTCCAGCAGACCAATGAGGACGAGCTCTCCTTCTCCAAGGGCGACATCATCAGCGTGAGCAGGCAGGAGGATGGGGGCTGGTGGGAAGGCTCGCTTGAAGGCAGGACGGGGTGGTTCCCCAGTAACTATGTACGAGAGCTAAAAGGAAATG ATAAGACATTAGAAAAGCCAAAGTCTGGAACACTAAAGAGTCCACCCAAAGGATTTGACAACACTATCATCAGTAAGACCTACTACAATGTG GTGCTACAGAACATCCTGGAAGCAGAGAGTGAATATTCCAGGGAGCTGCAGAGTCTTCTTGGTGCATACTTGCGCTCACTTCACCCCACAGACAG ACTCAGCAGTGAGGACATCAGTCACATTCAAGGAAATCTGGAGGAGATCTCAACCTTCCAGCAGATGTTGGTCCAGTCTTTAGAGGAGCACACAAA ACTGCCAGAGAGCCAGCAGAGGATAGGGGGCTTTTTCTTGAGTCTGATGCCGCAGATGAAGCTCATCTATGTGGCTTACTGCTCCAACCACCCATCTGCTGTCAATGTACTCACACAACACAG TGAGGTGCTCGGGGAGTACATGGAGTCAAAGGGAGCGTCAAACCCAGGGATCCTGACTCTGACCACGAGTCTGAGTAAACCCTTCACCAGACTAGAGAGATACCCATCACTTCTAACTGAACTGGATAGACACATGGAG GACCAACACCCTGACAGCTCTGATCTTCATGCTTCCATAGTGGCCTTCAAAAACCTTGCA gctCAGTGTCTGGAGGTGAGAAAGAAGAAGGACCTGGAGTTGCATATTTTAACAGAGCCAATCCGAAACTGGGAAGGGGATGACATCAAAAGTCTTGGGCCTGTTCTGCACATGTCCCAGGcaacagtgcacacacagaACTGTCAG GAGTCAAATGAACGCTACCTCATCCTCTTCCCTCATACACTACTCATGTTATCTGCCAGCCTGAGAATGAGTGGATTCATCTATCAG GGGAGGATGCCACTAACAGGGATGCTCATCTCCAGAATAGAGGATGGAGAAAACCTGAGGAATGCTTTTGAAATATCTG GTGGACAGTGTGAGCGGATGCAGGTGGCGTGCAACAGTCAGCACGATCTACAGGACTGGCTCGACCTTCTcaccaaacagacacacactccagctacacacagacactcacacaagcCCCAGTCCATCTATCACACA ctgCCCATTCAACCGGTCAGTCCAACCAGACACTCTGAGTCTCGTGGAGGGAGCAGTGGTCACAGTTTCACTcttcctcacctctcctcctaTGGAACGTTACACAGTAGTCTGATGTGGGGGTCTCTGGAGCCACCGAGTACCCCCAAACACTGGAGCCTGAGCTGCCTCCGCCCTGCACCTCCTCTGCGAccctctgctgctctctgctaCAAGGAG GATATGAGTAAAAGTCCCAAGAACATGAAGAAACTGCTCCCGAAGAGGAAGCCAGAGAGAAAACCTTCAGAGGAGGACCTCACTGCCAGAAAGA GTATGGCAGCTTTAGAGGAGGACGCTCAGATACTGAAGGTGATTGAAGCCTACTGTACCAGCGCCAAGACACGGCAGACTCTCAACTCCA CTTGGCAGGGGACTGACCTCATGCACAACCATGTGCTCGGTGACACCAGCCTCACCATTGCTGGGCTACCCGGCAACCTGCCAtgttctgaccaatcagaggacTCGGATTATGACAGTATCTGGACCAGCCATAGTTACAGGACTGCCTCGTTTTCTC GCTCCAGCAGGAAGGATGTTCACATGTTGTtcccagaggaggagaagattaTTGTGGAGGAAACCAGGAGCAACGGACAAACTGTAGTGGaggagag GAGTTTAGTGGACACTGTGTACAGCCTCAAGGACGAAGTCCAGGAACTCAAACAG GACAacaagaggatgaagaggacgttggaggaggagcagcgggCGAGGAAAGAGCTGGAGAGGATTGTCAGAAGAGTTCTCAAGAACATGAATGACCCCATCTGGGATGAGACAAACCTCTGA